From one Gracilibacillus salinarum genomic stretch:
- a CDS encoding DNA-binding protein translates to MMGVLIASLIAMIGYVIGLILTVSISKSNASRIMKHGMILFITGYFLTAIVFYFIMPAITVPNMLAANLIIAAVLLPLFLYVIRPGEKQETRVVRPIFFFFTIGLIAMIVVIIAGFTTLDEAHQTITVSEEEQAKPLSKDETPITVAPEFARNKIQKAMSVVPNPQFYDLGKLQVQKIENDVVYVAPVEFSDFWKYLRGKETAGYFTISATNVNAQPSFHEDSMQYTNSSYFQKYVGRVIYNQYPQYIQSGEAQLEVDEDGKPWYVQTVYRPMSITNKPNLEQLKVVVIDPDSGDMQMMDTADAPEFIEGSVSSEMASLENNYFGKYIHGWLNSVFGKKDVKIPNASGSESEVTPIFDENGQMFYFTDLTSPKENIDSALGYTLIDARSGELTYYGGEMNNGIMDSEGAKQIVNKEYPEKKWEGYMPVLYNVDGNPTWIVNVLDPNGLHKQYAYIKANDSDFVVFGDTAKETLDAYRMALLQAPGNVGSTGDVETESVSGEVNRVLVTSTDQGQVVQFLLTDNRTIYSVNASKAPMAIFLKQGDRINAEVRVLDNGTATVEELTIDGLSQ, encoded by the coding sequence ATGATGGGTGTATTAATCGCATCGTTAATCGCGATGATCGGATATGTTATCGGACTTATACTAACAGTCAGTATTTCCAAGAGCAATGCATCACGTATTATGAAACATGGAATGATCTTGTTTATCACGGGTTATTTCTTAACAGCTATAGTGTTTTATTTCATCATGCCTGCTATTACCGTACCGAATATGCTGGCAGCGAACTTGATCATAGCAGCGGTATTGTTGCCGTTATTTTTGTATGTGATCCGACCAGGTGAAAAGCAAGAAACAAGAGTAGTGAGACCGATCTTTTTCTTTTTTACGATTGGCTTAATCGCAATGATCGTTGTGATTATTGCAGGATTTACCACATTGGATGAAGCGCATCAAACGATAACGGTCAGCGAAGAAGAGCAGGCAAAACCGCTATCGAAGGATGAGACACCGATAACTGTAGCGCCGGAATTTGCGCGAAACAAAATTCAGAAGGCGATGAGTGTCGTGCCCAATCCGCAGTTTTATGATCTAGGTAAATTACAAGTACAAAAAATAGAGAATGATGTAGTGTATGTTGCACCAGTAGAATTTTCGGATTTTTGGAAGTACTTAAGAGGAAAAGAGACAGCAGGTTATTTTACGATTTCAGCGACGAATGTTAATGCGCAGCCATCCTTTCATGAGGATAGTATGCAATATACAAATTCCAGTTATTTTCAAAAATATGTCGGTCGTGTCATCTACAATCAATATCCACAATATATTCAAAGTGGCGAAGCGCAACTGGAAGTAGATGAAGATGGGAAGCCGTGGTATGTACAAACGGTATATCGACCAATGTCGATAACGAATAAACCGAACCTGGAACAGCTGAAAGTGGTAGTAATCGATCCGGATTCTGGTGATATGCAAATGATGGATACTGCGGATGCACCCGAATTTATAGAAGGTTCAGTCAGCTCAGAAATGGCTTCGTTAGAAAATAACTATTTCGGTAAATATATTCATGGATGGCTAAATAGTGTGTTTGGCAAAAAAGATGTAAAAATTCCAAATGCATCCGGTTCTGAATCTGAAGTAACCCCTATTTTTGATGAGAATGGCCAGATGTTCTATTTCACTGATTTAACGTCTCCGAAAGAAAATATTGACTCTGCGCTCGGTTACACATTGATTGATGCGCGTAGTGGCGAATTAACGTATTATGGCGGTGAGATGAATAATGGTATTATGGATAGTGAAGGGGCAAAACAGATTGTCAACAAAGAGTATCCTGAGAAAAAATGGGAAGGATATATGCCTGTTTTATATAATGTAGATGGGAATCCGACATGGATTGTAAATGTATTAGATCCGAATGGGTTGCATAAACAATACGCTTATATAAAAGCGAATGATTCTGATTTTGTTGTATTTGGTGACACAGCAAAAGAAACTTTGGATGCGTATCGCATGGCATTGTTGCAGGCGCCTGGTAATGTCGGATCAACTGGTGATGTCGAGACAGAATCAGTATCTGGAGAAGTGAACCGTGTGCTTGTCACATCCACCGACCAAGGGCAGGTCGTCCAATTCTTATTGACAGACAACCGAACCATTTATTCTGTGAATGCCAGTAAAGCTCCGATGGCCATTTTCCTGAAACAAGGAGATCGTATTAACGCTGAAGTACGAGTACTTGATAACGGAACGGCTACCGTGGAAGAGTTGACTATAGATGGTTTATCACAATAA
- a CDS encoding MFS transporter, which yields MSFKTKTNYYMLLFVIFGGYLIFGVSENIKGPALPEMQNELVLSDGTLGLLLAINSFGFLLACTYSSWLIAKIGAKTTSILTFLLMAISGICIFYSTNFTSLVGAYFLLYIGNGMLEIGLAIIAARLFTKNTGTMLNLSHFFYGLGSTVAPIIAAQMMGWEWNATELGWRGMYMIMLALSVLPILPVILSKFPEEETEEMEDRTSFKKLMKDPIAWLIVFALTMGVTTELGIAAWLVNYLVKVDNWSISSASSMLSIFFFSFMLARLLLGPVTDKFGYARSIIVFSIFAGVFSLIPIFAGSSTAILFAIAGFGVGPIYPTMMALLAKKYTKGTDSAITFTVVMVGIGGVITNLLIGYIIEGVTQLSFGATLKESNQIGMQAGYFFIAITAIFCAWATYEIHRRLKKAGNAL from the coding sequence ATGTCATTTAAAACGAAAACGAATTACTATATGCTGCTATTCGTTATTTTTGGAGGATATCTAATATTTGGTGTCTCTGAAAATATTAAAGGTCCAGCATTACCAGAAATGCAAAACGAACTAGTACTTAGTGACGGCACTCTAGGTTTATTGTTAGCGATTAACTCTTTTGGCTTTTTACTCGCATGCACGTACTCTTCTTGGTTAATTGCCAAAATCGGCGCTAAAACAACAAGTATCTTAACCTTTTTATTAATGGCAATTTCCGGCATTTGTATCTTTTACTCCACTAACTTTACCTCGTTAGTCGGAGCATATTTTTTGCTTTATATAGGGAATGGGATGCTCGAAATAGGTTTGGCGATTATTGCCGCTCGTTTGTTCACAAAAAACACAGGCACTATGCTGAATTTGTCTCATTTCTTTTATGGCCTGGGTTCGACCGTAGCGCCAATCATAGCGGCTCAAATGATGGGATGGGAATGGAACGCAACAGAACTAGGCTGGCGTGGTATGTATATGATTATGTTAGCACTTTCGGTATTGCCAATCCTACCCGTAATCTTGAGCAAATTTCCTGAGGAAGAAACGGAGGAGATGGAAGACCGAACCTCTTTCAAAAAATTAATGAAAGACCCAATCGCATGGCTGATCGTCTTTGCTTTAACTATGGGGGTTACGACAGAGTTAGGTATTGCAGCCTGGTTAGTCAACTACTTAGTGAAAGTGGATAACTGGAGCATATCTTCCGCGTCTAGTATGCTTTCTATCTTTTTCTTTTCATTTATGTTGGCACGTTTACTACTAGGACCCGTTACAGATAAATTTGGTTACGCTCGATCGATTATTGTGTTCTCCATCTTCGCCGGGGTATTCAGTCTCATTCCAATCTTTGCAGGTAGTTCGACAGCGATTTTATTCGCTATCGCTGGATTCGGTGTTGGACCGATATACCCAACCATGATGGCACTTCTTGCTAAGAAATACACGAAAGGAACCGATTCTGCCATTACTTTTACTGTTGTAATGGTAGGTATCGGTGGTGTGATAACGAATTTATTAATTGGTTATATTATTGAAGGAGTCACGCAATTATCTTTCGGTGCTACTCTAAAAGAGAGTAACCAGATCGGTATGCAGGCAGGCTATTTCTTCATTGCCATTACAGCAATATTTTGCGCATGGGCAACCTATGAAATTCATCGAAGGTTGAAAAAAGCAGGCAATGCACTATAA
- a CDS encoding DUF2524 family protein encodes MATRDSVENLLIEGQHIIQQAEEQLDMSNRSQFMMNEDYTNAHLELEKLSQSIDRVMKSANSQQRDQLHRFQLVVNEKLNDMILDQIDVTKYE; translated from the coding sequence ATGGCGACTAGAGATTCCGTTGAAAATTTGCTCATTGAAGGGCAACATATTATACAGCAAGCAGAAGAACAGTTAGATATGTCTAATCGCAGCCAGTTTATGATGAATGAAGACTATACCAATGCCCATCTAGAACTAGAAAAATTATCTCAAAGCATTGATCGAGTCATGAAAAGTGCCAATTCACAGCAACGAGATCAACTTCACCGTTTTCAATTAGTGGTCAATGAAAAATTAAATGATATGATCCTTGATCAGATAGATGTCACAAAGTATGAATGA
- the asnB gene encoding asparagine synthase (glutamine-hydrolyzing), which translates to MCGFIGLLKATPNWLDTGEIDAFHDRNNRMYHRGPDDEGYYEDEHIMFGFRRLSILDLESGRQPFTYENSKYAMIFNGEIYNYMELREALQGKGVTFTTYSDTEVILAMFADQGVDAFIELRGMFSFVIWDKEEKCLYGARDIFGIKPFYYKEEEEGIYFASEQKSLLEESVSIDAKALQHYLTFQYVPEPLSMNASIQKLEPGCYFVKQYNQPIAVQRYFVPTFAVKQTDGTELVERVRDAMDQSVRMHLRSDVPVGAFLSGGIDSSFIVAIAKKYHPNIKTFSVGFEQHGYSEIDVAAKTAKELGLEHYSKIISAEEYLAKLPKIMWHMDDPLADPACVPLYFVAREAKRHVTVVLSGEGADELFGGYNIYRESESLRVFNAIPYKAKKWLARAAEIIPEGVKGRSFLLRGTTPLRDRYIGNAKMFDELEKKRLMKAYNEQHKYQTVTDALYDQIQLEHPVQQMQYIDMHTWLRGDILLKADKMTMANSLELRVPFLDKEIFEVAKGIPVEQKIANGTTKHILRLAAKGIVPDHVLDRKKLGFPVPIRQWLKHEWYDWAKQLIIASDTEQFFHKDVLLQLLENHRDNNQDNSRKLWTVLMFMLWHQIFVEQRYDIAQLQAEDKTESKLVYA; encoded by the coding sequence ATGTGCGGATTTATTGGACTGTTAAAAGCAACGCCTAATTGGTTGGATACTGGGGAAATAGATGCATTTCATGATCGTAATAACAGAATGTATCATAGGGGACCTGATGATGAAGGTTATTACGAAGACGAACATATCATGTTTGGATTCAGAAGGCTCAGTATTCTTGATCTAGAAAGCGGTCGGCAGCCGTTTACTTATGAGAATAGCAAGTATGCAATGATTTTTAATGGAGAAATTTATAATTATATGGAATTAAGAGAGGCGTTACAGGGAAAAGGTGTGACCTTTACAACATATTCAGACACTGAAGTCATTTTGGCGATGTTTGCCGATCAAGGAGTAGACGCTTTCATTGAATTACGGGGTATGTTTTCTTTTGTAATCTGGGATAAGGAGGAAAAGTGTCTATATGGTGCTAGGGACATATTCGGAATCAAGCCTTTTTATTATAAAGAAGAGGAAGAAGGTATTTATTTTGCTTCGGAACAAAAAAGTTTGTTAGAAGAATCAGTATCGATAGATGCAAAAGCATTACAACATTATTTAACATTTCAATATGTACCCGAGCCTTTGTCTATGAACGCGTCCATTCAAAAATTAGAGCCTGGTTGCTATTTTGTGAAACAGTACAATCAGCCAATTGCAGTACAACGCTACTTTGTGCCGACATTTGCTGTGAAGCAAACAGATGGAACAGAACTGGTGGAACGTGTGAGGGACGCAATGGATCAATCGGTTCGTATGCACTTGAGAAGTGATGTTCCGGTTGGTGCGTTTTTGTCTGGCGGAATCGATTCTTCATTTATTGTTGCAATAGCGAAAAAATATCATCCAAACATTAAAACGTTTTCGGTCGGATTTGAACAGCATGGCTATTCTGAAATAGACGTAGCTGCCAAAACTGCGAAAGAATTAGGTCTGGAACATTATAGTAAAATTATTTCGGCAGAAGAGTATCTTGCAAAACTGCCTAAAATTATGTGGCATATGGACGATCCGTTAGCAGATCCAGCCTGTGTTCCATTATACTTTGTTGCAAGAGAAGCGAAGCGTCATGTTACAGTTGTCCTATCAGGAGAAGGAGCGGATGAGCTGTTTGGTGGATACAATATTTACCGCGAATCAGAATCATTACGGGTATTTAATGCAATACCGTATAAAGCAAAGAAATGGTTGGCGAGAGCAGCAGAAATCATTCCAGAAGGAGTTAAGGGCAGGAGCTTTTTGCTTAGAGGGACGACGCCACTGAGAGATAGATATATTGGTAATGCTAAAATGTTTGATGAACTAGAAAAGAAGCGTTTGATGAAGGCTTATAATGAACAGCATAAGTATCAAACAGTGACAGATGCTCTCTATGATCAAATACAATTAGAGCATCCCGTTCAACAAATGCAATATATCGACATGCATACGTGGCTAAGAGGAGATATCCTGCTGAAAGCAGACAAAATGACGATGGCAAACTCTCTAGAGTTGCGGGTGCCTTTTTTAGATAAAGAAATATTTGAAGTTGCTAAAGGAATACCAGTGGAACAAAAAATAGCAAATGGCACAACCAAACATATTTTACGATTGGCTGCGAAAGGAATTGTTCCAGATCATGTACTGGATCGTAAGAAATTAGGATTTCCAGTTCCCATCCGCCAATGGTTAAAGCATGAGTGGTATGATTGGGCAAAACAATTAATTATTGCCAGTGATACGGAGCAATTTTTCCATAAAGATGTACTGCTCCAACTCCTTGAGAATCACAGAGATAATAATCAGGATAATAGTCGAAAATTATGGACGGTCCTTATGTTTATGCTCTGGCATCAGATTTTTGTCGAGCAGAGATATGATATTGCACAACTTCAGGCAGAAGATAAAACAGAAAGCAAACTTGTTTATGCGTAA
- a CDS encoding aldehyde dehydrogenase encodes MSSARTILNEQRAFFETNQTKELFFRLQALKKLKAGIQQYEDAILDAVKKDLNKSRSEAFMTEIGFLYSEIDHVISELPNWTKRQKVKTAMTHTGSKSYIYQQPYGVALIIAPWNYPFQLALAPLIGAIAAGNCAVIKPSEYTPETSAIIKDLMDEIYPSSFVTVVEGAVETSQELLDEDFDYIFFTGSVPVGRKVMEQAAKHLTPVTLELGGKSPAVVHHDANLEIAAKRIAWGKFTNAGQTCVAPDYLYVHEDIRQSFLSELKHQIQLMYGEHPLHNDDFVRIVHEKHFDRLASFLPNGTTILGGKTDRNHLKIEPTLLTDITWEDEIMQDEIFGPVLPILSYQQLDEVVTGIQQHPNPLAFYFFSENDALAEAIIDKVSFGGGCINDTMYHLATPYLPFGGVGTSGTGAYHGKDSFLTFSHQKSVLKQTTAFDVPLRYPHIKNGIKWMKRFMK; translated from the coding sequence ATGAGTAGCGCTCGGACAATTCTTAACGAGCAACGCGCTTTTTTCGAAACCAATCAGACAAAAGAATTATTTTTTCGATTACAAGCCTTAAAGAAGTTAAAAGCAGGTATTCAGCAATATGAAGATGCTATTTTAGATGCGGTAAAAAAAGACTTAAACAAATCACGCTCTGAAGCATTTATGACCGAAATTGGATTTTTATACAGTGAGATTGATCATGTCATTAGTGAATTACCAAATTGGACGAAACGTCAAAAAGTCAAAACTGCGATGACACACACTGGTTCAAAAAGTTATATTTATCAACAGCCATATGGGGTTGCCCTTATTATAGCACCTTGGAATTATCCTTTCCAATTAGCATTAGCCCCTTTAATTGGTGCGATAGCAGCTGGTAATTGCGCCGTCATTAAACCATCGGAATATACGCCTGAAACTTCTGCCATCATTAAGGATTTAATGGATGAGATTTACCCTTCTTCATTTGTGACAGTTGTCGAAGGTGCTGTGGAGACAAGCCAGGAGCTCCTTGACGAAGATTTTGACTATATTTTCTTTACAGGAAGTGTTCCAGTTGGACGTAAGGTCATGGAACAAGCCGCGAAGCACCTTACTCCAGTTACATTAGAGTTAGGCGGAAAAAGTCCAGCGGTTGTTCATCACGATGCTAACTTAGAAATTGCTGCCAAACGAATCGCATGGGGGAAATTCACGAATGCCGGCCAAACTTGTGTCGCTCCAGACTATCTTTATGTCCATGAAGACATTAGACAGTCGTTCCTTTCTGAATTAAAACATCAAATTCAGTTAATGTATGGGGAGCACCCTCTCCATAATGATGATTTTGTACGGATAGTGCATGAGAAACATTTTGATCGGTTAGCCTCCTTCCTGCCAAATGGTACAACTATTCTAGGCGGAAAGACAGATCGCAATCATCTTAAGATCGAGCCGACGCTGCTTACTGATATTACCTGGGAGGACGAGATAATGCAGGATGAAATTTTCGGTCCTGTATTACCAATCCTGTCGTATCAGCAATTGGATGAAGTGGTAACTGGAATACAGCAGCACCCTAATCCACTTGCATTCTATTTCTTCTCAGAAAACGATGCATTGGCTGAAGCAATCATCGACAAAGTTTCTTTTGGTGGCGGATGTATTAATGATACCATGTACCATCTCGCAACGCCTTACCTGCCATTTGGTGGTGTTGGAACCAGTGGTACTGGTGCATACCATGGCAAGGATAGCTTCCTGACCTTTTCGCATCAAAAAAGTGTCCTGAAACAAACAACCGCCTTTGATGTTCCCTTACGATATCCACACATCAAAAATGGAATTAAATGGATGAAGCGATTCATGAAATAA
- a CDS encoding tetraprenyl-beta-curcumene synthase family protein codes for MSVTIPTNAPILMKNVYQKIFPQVSRELKYWKQRASNIPNPELRTQALASIDDKKFHCQGGGVYSLLAGDKWQDAVQFIVAYQTISDYLDNLCDRSTSLDPEDFRMLHLSMEDALSPENDVKEYYQFRDERDDGDYLKDLVRTCQNVLCNIPNYILFQRQMIQLESLYSDLQVHKHVEHDERIPRLETWFQQHQNRWPMLSWYEFSACTGSTLGIFCMVSYGLSNQMTDELAKQIFDSYFPFLQGLHIMLDYFIDQEEDKEEGDLNFCNYYADEAELEKRLVYFVEQTNKHVQELPDRSFHEMVQHGLVGLYLADPKVKKMKQFEAIVKRLIKTSGRKSQFFHWNIRVYNRLAGRY; via the coding sequence TTGTCCGTAACCATCCCAACAAACGCACCGATATTAATGAAAAATGTATATCAAAAAATTTTTCCACAAGTAAGTCGAGAACTGAAATATTGGAAACAGCGAGCAAGCAACATTCCAAATCCTGAACTTCGCACACAAGCGTTGGCAAGTATTGATGACAAGAAATTTCATTGTCAAGGTGGTGGCGTGTACAGTCTGCTTGCTGGTGATAAATGGCAGGATGCGGTGCAATTTATTGTAGCTTATCAAACCATCAGTGATTATTTAGATAATTTATGTGACAGAAGTACATCACTTGATCCTGAAGATTTCCGGATGCTACATCTGTCCATGGAGGATGCGTTATCTCCTGAAAATGATGTGAAAGAGTACTATCAATTCCGAGATGAACGAGATGATGGTGACTATTTAAAAGACCTAGTCAGGACATGTCAGAATGTGTTATGCAACATTCCTAACTATATATTATTTCAAAGACAAATGATTCAATTAGAGTCACTGTATAGTGATCTGCAGGTGCATAAACATGTAGAGCATGATGAACGCATCCCAAGGTTGGAAACATGGTTTCAACAGCATCAAAACAGGTGGCCGATGTTAAGCTGGTATGAGTTTTCCGCGTGCACTGGCTCAACGTTAGGAATATTTTGTATGGTTTCTTATGGATTAAGCAACCAGATGACCGATGAATTAGCGAAACAAATATTTGACAGTTATTTTCCTTTTTTACAGGGATTACATATTATGCTTGATTACTTTATCGATCAGGAAGAAGACAAAGAAGAAGGCGATTTAAACTTCTGTAATTACTACGCAGATGAAGCGGAATTAGAGAAGCGTTTAGTTTATTTTGTGGAACAGACGAATAAGCATGTTCAAGAACTGCCAGATCGCTCTTTTCATGAAATGGTTCAGCATGGTCTGGTTGGACTTTATCTTGCAGATCCGAAAGTGAAAAAAATGAAACAATTCGAAGCAATCGTCAAACGTTTAATCAAAACCAGCGGACGTAAATCACAATTTTTCCATTGGAATATCAGAGTGTATAATCGACTGGCTGGCAGATATTAA
- a CDS encoding helix-turn-helix transcriptional regulator, whose translation MMIDFTKRQKEIMTILSKHEPITAEQIAEMLGVSKGTLRSDLAVLVMTGQIEAKPKVGYYLSKNMQKQKQQDIWNQTFVKDIQGVAITVKGTTTVNDAVISLFLEDVGTLIVVNEHNELEGIVSRKDLLKVTLGNAQATSMPVQLVMTKQPKIYTIEAEKTVFEAAQMMVYYEVDSLPVVKPVENSQALKVIGRITKTNIVKALIEMGSEA comes from the coding sequence ATGATGATCGATTTTACGAAAAGGCAAAAAGAAATAATGACTATTTTATCAAAACATGAACCGATCACAGCAGAGCAAATTGCAGAAATGCTAGGCGTCAGCAAAGGTACACTTCGTTCTGATTTGGCCGTATTAGTGATGACGGGACAAATCGAAGCTAAACCAAAAGTAGGTTATTATTTATCTAAGAATATGCAAAAACAAAAACAGCAGGATATTTGGAATCAAACGTTTGTTAAAGACATCCAAGGGGTAGCGATTACTGTTAAAGGAACGACAACAGTCAATGATGCAGTAATTAGTCTGTTTCTTGAGGATGTTGGAACATTAATAGTGGTCAATGAACATAATGAGTTAGAGGGCATTGTATCGCGAAAAGATTTGCTGAAAGTGACCTTAGGAAACGCACAGGCAACATCCATGCCTGTTCAGCTTGTGATGACCAAACAGCCGAAGATCTATACAATCGAAGCAGAGAAAACAGTGTTCGAAGCGGCTCAAATGATGGTCTATTATGAAGTGGATAGTTTACCTGTCGTTAAACCGGTGGAGAATAGCCAGGCATTAAAAGTAATTGGCCGCATTACCAAAACCAATATAGTCAAAGCATTAATTGAGATGGGATCAGAAGCATAA
- a CDS encoding gamma carbonic anhydrase — MIYSYKGKTPSIDQTAYIAPDSVITGDVEIGKYSSIWFKTVIRGDVAPVKIGNYSNIQDLSLLHQSPDLPLIVEDYVTVGHQVTLHSAVIRKHALIGMGSIILDGAEVGEGAFIGAGSLLPPGKSIPPGTLAFGRPAKVIRELTEEDIEEMKRIQQDYVDKGQVYKHES; from the coding sequence ATGATCTATTCGTATAAAGGAAAAACACCTTCCATTGATCAAACGGCATATATCGCACCGGATAGCGTAATTACCGGTGATGTAGAAATTGGTAAATACAGTAGTATCTGGTTTAAAACCGTGATTCGCGGAGATGTTGCTCCTGTCAAAATCGGAAATTACTCGAATATACAAGATTTATCTCTTCTGCACCAGAGCCCTGACCTACCGTTAATAGTAGAAGATTACGTCACGGTTGGTCATCAGGTTACCTTGCACTCTGCAGTCATTCGAAAACATGCACTCATTGGCATGGGCTCTATTATTTTAGATGGAGCAGAAGTTGGAGAAGGTGCTTTTATCGGCGCCGGCAGTTTATTACCTCCAGGAAAATCCATTCCACCTGGCACACTTGCTTTCGGCAGGCCTGCTAAGGTCATCCGTGAACTGACAGAAGAAGATATCGAAGAAATGAAACGGATTCAACAGGATTATGTGGATAAAGGGCAAGTATATAAGCACGAATCATGA
- a CDS encoding tRNA (mnm(5)s(2)U34)-methyltransferase — MKAIIPYSHQLLQEVIKPGDVAIDATCGNGNDALLLSKLVAENGRVFAFDIQQQAITRSREMLEQQNIKNVDLILDGHEHVQKYVHDTAVAGAIFNLGYLPKGDHSIVTTSDTTIEAIREISALLKKGGRIILVIYHGHPGGAEEKDNVLHFCQELNQKHYQVLQYQFINQVNQPPFIVAIEKLI; from the coding sequence ATGAAAGCAATTATCCCTTATTCCCACCAATTATTACAGGAAGTGATAAAGCCTGGTGATGTTGCGATTGATGCAACATGCGGAAATGGAAATGATGCGTTACTGTTAAGCAAATTGGTTGCTGAAAATGGGCGGGTATTCGCCTTTGATATCCAGCAGCAAGCTATCACTCGTTCTAGGGAGATGCTTGAACAACAGAACATCAAGAATGTTGATCTCATTTTGGACGGGCATGAGCATGTTCAGAAGTATGTACATGACACAGCGGTAGCAGGTGCGATTTTTAACTTGGGCTATCTGCCGAAAGGAGATCACAGTATCGTGACCACTTCTGATACGACGATAGAAGCCATTCGCGAGATTTCCGCTTTATTAAAAAAAGGAGGAAGAATTATTCTCGTTATTTACCATGGACATCCTGGCGGTGCGGAAGAAAAAGATAATGTTCTGCATTTTTGTCAAGAACTGAATCAAAAGCACTATCAAGTATTACAGTATCAATTTATCAATCAGGTTAATCAACCACCATTTATTGTTGCCATCGAAAAGCTAATCTAA